The following is a genomic window from Roseitalea porphyridii.
CGGTCGCTTCGGCGGTGCGCGGGCGGGCCGGCATCGGCTGGGCGGCCGGCTGGAACAGGCGGCTCTGCGGGCGGAACTCGTCCTCGGCCGTCGCCGCCGGTCGGGCCGGCTGCGGCTGGGGCGTCGGGCCGGACGCCTGCGCGGTCGCGCAGTAGGCATCCATGTCGCGCTCGGTCTCGGCGATCACATCGTCCTCGGACGCCGGAGCGGCGGGCGCCTGCGCGGCCGGTGCGGGCCTTGCCTCGGCCGGCTGCTCGCGCCGTGCCGGCTGCAGCACGGAGGCCTGCTCCGGCTGCGGTTTGGCGGCCGGGGCCGCCGCGCCGGTGACCGCACGCGGGATCGCGGTCTGACGCGGCGTCGCGACCGCGCCCGCCTCGCCGGCGATGCCGGTTGCGACGACCGACACGCGGATCAGCCCTTCGAGCGACTCGTCGAAGGTCGCGCCCAGGATGATGTTGGCGTCCTGGTCAACTTCCTCGCGGATGCGGGTCGCGGCCTCGTCCACCTCGAACAGGGTCATGTCCTTGCCGCCGGTGATCGAGATCAGCAGGCCCTTGGCGCCCATCATCGAGGTCTCGTCGAGCAGCGGATTGGCGATCGCGGCTTCGGCGGCGGTGATCGCCCGGCCCTCACCGGAGGCTTCGCCAGTGCCCATCATCGCCTTGCCCATGTCGCGCATGACCGAGCGCACGTCGGCGAAGTCGAGGTTGATCAGCCCTTCCTTGACCATCAGGTCGGTGATGCAGGCAACGCCCGAATAGAGCACCTGGTCGGCCATGCCGAACGCGTCGGCGAACGTCGTCTTGTCGTTGGCGATCCGGAACAGGTTCTGGTTGGGAATGACGATCAGCGTGTCGACGTTGGCCTGAAGTTCCTCGATGCCGTCGTCGGCGGTGCGCATGCGCCGCTGGCCCTCGAAGTGGAACGGCTTGGTGACGACGCCGACCGTCAGGATGCCGCGTTCGCGCGCGGCGCGCGCAACCACAGGCGCCGCGCCGGTGCCGGTGCCGCCGCCCATGCCGGCGGTGACGAAGCACATGTGGGTGCCGTTCAGATGGTCGTTGATCTCGTCGATGCATTCCTCGGCGGCCGCGCGGCCGACGTCGGGCTGCGAGCCGGCGCCAAGACCCTCGGTGACGCCCATGCCGAGCTGGATGATCCGGCCCGCCTTGTTCATCGACAGCGCCTGGGCATCTGTGTTGGCCACCACGAACTCGACCCCGTCGAGCCCGCCGGTGATCATGTTGTTGACCGCGTTGCCGCCGCCACCGCCGACGCCGAAGACCGTGATGC
Proteins encoded in this region:
- the ftsZ gene encoding cell division protein FtsZ; the protein is MTINLQKPDITELKPRITVFGVGGGGGNAVNNMITGGLDGVEFVVANTDAQALSMNKAGRIIQLGMGVTEGLGAGSQPDVGRAAAEECIDEINDHLNGTHMCFVTAGMGGGTGTGAAPVVARAARERGILTVGVVTKPFHFEGQRRMRTADDGIEELQANVDTLIVIPNQNLFRIANDKTTFADAFGMADQVLYSGVACITDLMVKEGLINLDFADVRSVMRDMGKAMMGTGEASGEGRAITAAEAAIANPLLDETSMMGAKGLLISITGGKDMTLFEVDEAATRIREEVDQDANIILGATFDESLEGLIRVSVVATGIAGEAGAVATPRQTAIPRAVTGAAAPAAKPQPEQASVLQPARREQPAEARPAPAAQAPAAPASEDDVIAETERDMDAYCATAQASGPTPQPQPARPAATAEDEFRPQSRLFQPAAQPMPARPRTAEATAPAQAPAPQAPRPAAQTMAEPAFDAPAPRMPDVQDFPPMVQAEVEASRAPHMADDEHDERGPLGLLRRLTHGLSRKDEMEAPEPPRLRPAQPVEQGPAQPRRAMGQDASLYAPRRGQLDDQGRAPAPTQAPDPDDQLEIPAFLRRQAN